Proteins from a genomic interval of Pectinophora gossypiella chromosome 28, ilPecGoss1.1, whole genome shotgun sequence:
- the LOC126379167 gene encoding carcinine transporter-like isoform X1, whose product MESHEKRAVIGGATPGDLGNVTSEEGDRNGKTEICPALKLKNLDDLFPYIGEFGWYQRILFLLMIPYASFFAFVYFAQIFMTIVPEHHWCYVEELGELSLEERRHLSIPMTTDNKFERCIVYDVNWTTVLQNGVRDPDTKWPTKKCAGKWEFNFTDVPYETIATELNWVCDRDDYPATAQAVFFCGGIVGGFLFGWIADKYGRIPALVGSNMAGFLAGVGTAFADSFWSFCLCRFLVGLAYDNCFIIMYIVVIEYVGPKWRTFVANMSIAVYFTLAACILPWIALGVMDWRIYALVTSVPLALSILTPWVVPESARWLIAQGRIDEALKILKKCERINGKKIPKEIIQNFRETAIEIAKAEEETKKYSALDLFKTPRLRRHSLLLIVIWITIAMVFDGHVRNVGSLGLDIFTTFSVATATEFPADVLLILILDVVGRRWLSCSSMILSGVFSLLAAAVPIGVPSACLGIVGRFAVNISYNIGMQYAAELLPTVLRAQGLATIHITGYVATILVPYIVYLATIKTYIPLIILGTLGIFGGCLCLLLPESTGKEMPQTIQEAEDYGRNQRFWELPSRKKDICTK is encoded by the exons AATCTGGACGACCTGTTCCCCTACATCGGCGAGTTTGGCTGGTACCAG CGCATACTGTTCCTCCTGATGATACCTTATGCTTCATTCTTTGCCTTCGTCTACTTCGCCCAAATCTTTATGACTATTGTGCCTGAACACCATTGGTGCTACGTGGAAGAGTTGGGGGAACTTAGCTTGGAGGAGCG CCGCCACCTGTCAATTCCAATGACAACAGATAATAAATTCGAAAGATGTATCGTTTACGACGTGAATTGGACGACGGTGCTACAAAATGGCGTCCGAGATCCCGACACAAAATGGCCGACCAAGAAATGCGCGGGAAAATGGGAATTCAACTTCACTGATGTGCCCTATGAAACTATAGCAACAGAG TTGAACTGGGTGTGCGACAGGGACGACTACCCTGCGACGGCCCAGGCTGTATTCTTCTGTGGTGGCATTGTCGGTGGCTTCTTATTCGGCTGGATAGCTGATAAATACGGCAGGATACCAGCTTTAGTGG GATCCAACATGGCTGGTTTCCTGGCCGGAGTTGGCACCGCCTTCGCTGACAGTTTCTGGTCATTCTGCCTGTGCCGCTTCCTTGTCGGCCTGGCTTATGACAACTGCTTCATCATCATGTATATTGTtg TGATTGAGTATGTGGGTCCAAAATGGCGGACGTTCGTAGCTAACATGTCAATAGCGGTGTATTTCACGCTGGCTGCTTGCATTCTACCCTGGATAGCGCTGGGCGTGATGGACTGGCGAATCTACGCACTGGTAACCAGTGTACCACTTGCTTTGTCTATACTAACGCCCTGGGTGGTTCCTGAGAGCGCCAG ATGGCTAATAGCACAAGGAAGAATCGACGAAGCTCTGAAGATCTTGAAAAAATGCGAAAGAATCAACGGGAAGAAAATACCTAAGGAAATTATACAGAATTTTAGA GAAACTGCAATAGAAATAGCCAAAGCAGAAGAGGAAACCAAGAAATACTCCGCACTGGACCTGTTCAAGACGCCACGCCTGCGCCGCCATAGTCTTCTACTCATCGTAATTTGGATCACCATCGCTATGGTGTTTGACGGGCACGTCAGGAACGTCGGTTCCCTTGGGCTGGACATCTTCACGACCTTCTCAGTCGCTACAGCCACCGAGTTCCCAGCGGATGTCTTGCTGATCCTGATTCTTGATGT TGTGGGGCGCCGCTGGCTATCTTGCAGCTCAATGATCCTGAGTGGAGTATTCAGCTTGTTGGCTGCTGCCGTGCCTATTG GCGTACCGTCGGCGTGTCTGGGTATAGTGGGCAGGTTCGCAGTAAACATATCCTACAATATCGGCATGCagtacgcggcggagttgctgCCCACTGTACTGAGAGCCCAGGGCCTGGCCACCATTCATATAACAGGATACGTGGCGACTATACTCGTCCCTTATATAGTTTATTTG GCTACAATAAAAACCTACATCCCCCTCATAATCCTTGGAACGCTGGGTATATTCGGAGGGTGTCTCTGCCTCCTCCTCCCAGAGTCCACCGGCAAGGAGATGCCGCAGACCATTCAGGAAGCAGAGGACTACGGGAGGAACCAGAGGTTCTGGGAGTTACCAAGTCGCAA GAAAGACATTTGTACGAAGTAG
- the LOC126379077 gene encoding uncharacterized protein LOC126379077 → MSLQQAFLITLHVTSIFCNYLEVESSYKNPRLERNNIVNKGVWVRNFKENDKLAGGNFLFRGNSIDVDNIIHGDFNAFSDNSGPNSPFISSYVERSKRSADLTPNQKPSERNSIKKETRTPITSIINRFLSHVPDKRVRRYRKSLTKCENKNCNTNNVLDENPSLIKSKLISKLKPASVFNDYPYEIAILLGNNKDAMDETKNYSTYVINEMIREDGQNLTVIPLTELSNVTSKLEAIAEETNKTNSTNVVPKRSMNNYESEVIKKIEIAEDLNKTQGTTRSFIDRDMFAKKDEAWHQNAPVPDTHKYKVVNKNDDSKIIRPVTERGLIKVLSMLTNTFKKIMKQHSDIKEIHKKLHGMNEDFLKNVELISDKFQDFESKYANLVAFNQKITEMDEKLTAREQHFKTKERELSKNLVEFEIQQKKFLTQQRQFYNIQKLMLAQNERINSKQNAIAKTQSEISHRQNNFARILKKAKQVYFDSKHNQPKTSPSASPPYAKLDNSATAKAEDIQTPPRPSTLRPVPTDSVKINLFSIPSIPRIENQDHLLLNEKDEQPVDDLVYKYYFNNTFIDTLMKNFLTGFISTGELNDNTRNYKSKRDEVTEGTTLLLPVNNPGFDELGGKVITRERRWISHHSRKKNRRKNRGKGAAENNNADDEKPIKNKKAVDNMFDPTPAKTPNEMKINTIDLHKSDAFITMATGFCKGIGQSSSPQILDWCVEKALRRLQNIEIKMPPLPPPTEPKRDEKIYVPRRKPSSHKETTVSTVVPTIENHPTTKTYQSTLSGASSTPVLYTYSPMSTVLTETTQKLNLFFPDNEKIESNLKQFDLRPDTEGNFYYDGSLHASDVIKDDHNSESDIMPGLDSNSRIDTIDPENFDTQAMRRAMLRRSFYSRMKYESMLKKMTKL, encoded by the exons ATGTCTTTACAACAAGCATTCCTTATAACATTGCATGTCACAAGTATATTTTGCAATTATTTGGAAGTTGAGAGCAGTTACAAAAATCCGCGACTCGAGAGGAACAATATTGTCAATAAAGGAGTTTGGGTCAGGAATTTCAAAGAAAACGACAAGTTAGCTGGTGGAAACTTCCTCTTCAGAGGCAACTCAATAGATGTAGATAACATAATTCACGGGGATTTCAACGCTTTTAGTGATAATAGTGGGCCAAATTCGCCGTTCATTTCGTCTTATGTAGAAAGAAGCAAGCGTTCCGCTGATC TAACCCCAAATCAAAAGCCAAGTGAACGCAactcaataaaaaaagaaacgaggACCCCAATAACGAGTATAATAAATAGATTCCTTTCACACGTTCCGGATAAGAGGGTCAGACGGTACAGGAAAAGTCTAACCAAATGTGAAAACAAGAACTGTAACACAAACAACGTACTTGATGAAAACCCTTCGTTAATTAAATCCAAACTTATATCGAAGCTAAAGCCCGCGTCAGTCTTTAATGACTATCCCTATGAAATTGCCATCCTTCTTGGAAACAACAAAGATGCTATGGATGAAACGAAGAACTATTCTACCTATGTAATCAATGAAATGATAAGAGAGGACGGGCAGAATCTAACTGTAATACCATTGACTGAATTGAGCAACGTAACAAGCAAACTAGAAGCGATCGCTGAAGAAACAAACAAGACTAACTCTACAAATGTTGTTCCAAAAAGGAGTATGAATAATTACGAATCTGAAGTGATCAAAAAGATTGAAATCGCAGAAGACTTAAACAAAACCCAAGGGACGACGAGAAGCTTTATCGACAGAGATATGTTTGCTAAGAAAGATGAAGCCTGGCATCAAAACGCGCCAGTACCAGACACACACAAGTATAaagttgtaaataaaaatgatgatAGTAAAATTATCAGACCAGTAACCGAAAGAGGGCTTATTAAAGTACTTTCTATGCTAACTAATACATTCAAGAAGATAATGAAACAACACAGCGACATTAAAGAAATTCACAAGAAGCTCCACGGAATGAATGAAGATTTCTTAAAGAATGTCGAGTTAATATCCGACAAATTCCAAGACTTTGAATCGAAATACGCTAATCTTGTTGCTTTTAACCAAAAAATCACTGAAATGGACGAGAAACTCACTGCTAGAGAGCAACATTTCAAAACTAAAGAGAGAGAACTATCGAAAAACTTAGTCGAATTCGAAATCCAACAGAAGAAATTCTTGACTCAACAGCGGCAGTTTTATAACATCCAAAAATTGATGCTGGCACAGAATGAAAGAATCAATTCGAAACAGAACGCAATAGCAAAGACACAGAGCGAAATTTCGCACAGACAGAACAATTTCGCGAGAATTTTGAAGAAGGCGAAACAAGTTTATTTCGACAGCAAACATAACCAACCAAAGACATCTCCGTCAGCATCACCGCCTTATGCAAAACTAGATAATAGTGCGACAGCAAAAGCTGAGGACATCCAAACACCACCACGACCTTCTACTTTAAGGCCTGTCCCCACTGATTCAGTCAAAATCAATCTGTTTTCTATCCCATCTATACCTAGAATAGAAAACCAAGATCATTTGCTACTGAACGAAAAGGACGAACAACCAGTCGATGATTTAgtctacaaatattattttaataacacaTTTATTGACACTTTGATGAAGAATTTTCTCACTGGGTTTATAAGCACCGGTGAACTTAATGACAACACACGCAATTACAAAAGCAAAAGGGATGAGGTAACTGAAGGCACTACACTTTTATTGCCAGTGAACAACCCAGGATTTGACGAGTTGGGAGGAAAAGTTATAACACGAGAACGCAGGTGGATCAGCCATCATTCTAGAAAGAAGAATAGACGCAAGAACAGGGGGAAAGGTGCAGCTGAAAACAATAACGCAGACGATGAAAAACCGATTAAAAACAAGAAAGCAGTAGACAATATGTTTGATCCGACGCCAGCGAAAACtccaaatgaaatgaaaatcaaTACAATAGACCTACATAAGAGCGATGCTTTTATAACGATGGCTACCGGCTTCTGCAAAGGCATTGGACAGAGCTCAAGCCCCCAAATCCTGGACTGGTGTGTGGAGAAAGCGTTGAGGAGACTGCAGAATATtg AAATAAAAATGCCCCCTCTACCACCGCCTACGGAACCCAAGAGGGATGAGAAAATATACGTACCTCGGAGGAAACCCAGTTCACACAAGGAAACAACTGTTAGCACTGTGGTACCCACTATTGAAAACCATCCTACAA CTAAAACGTATCAGAGTACATTATCAGGCGCGTCATCCACCCCGGTCCTATACACGTACTCTCCAATGAGCACGGTCCTGACTGAGACCACACAGAAACTGAACCTGTTCTTCcctg ATAACGAAAAAATAGAATCAAACCTGAAACAATTTG acTTAAGACCGGACACAGAGGGCAACTTTTACTATGACGGAAGCTTGCACGCCAGCGACGTCATCAAAG ATGACCACAACAGCGAGTCGGATATTATGCCAGGACTCGACAGCAACTCTCGAATAGACACCATCGACCCGGAAAACTTCGATACCCAGGCCATGAGACGCGCTATGTTACGCAG ATCGTTCTATTCCAGGATGAAGTATGAAAGCATGCTAAAGAAAATGACGAAACTCTAG
- the LOC126379167 gene encoding carcinine transporter-like isoform X2: protein MESHEKRAVIGGATPGDLGNVTSEEGDRNEICPALKLKNLDDLFPYIGEFGWYQRILFLLMIPYASFFAFVYFAQIFMTIVPEHHWCYVEELGELSLEERRHLSIPMTTDNKFERCIVYDVNWTTVLQNGVRDPDTKWPTKKCAGKWEFNFTDVPYETIATELNWVCDRDDYPATAQAVFFCGGIVGGFLFGWIADKYGRIPALVGSNMAGFLAGVGTAFADSFWSFCLCRFLVGLAYDNCFIIMYIVVIEYVGPKWRTFVANMSIAVYFTLAACILPWIALGVMDWRIYALVTSVPLALSILTPWVVPESARWLIAQGRIDEALKILKKCERINGKKIPKEIIQNFRETAIEIAKAEEETKKYSALDLFKTPRLRRHSLLLIVIWITIAMVFDGHVRNVGSLGLDIFTTFSVATATEFPADVLLILILDVVGRRWLSCSSMILSGVFSLLAAAVPIGVPSACLGIVGRFAVNISYNIGMQYAAELLPTVLRAQGLATIHITGYVATILVPYIVYLATIKTYIPLIILGTLGIFGGCLCLLLPESTGKEMPQTIQEAEDYGRNQRFWELPSRKKDICTK, encoded by the exons AATCTGGACGACCTGTTCCCCTACATCGGCGAGTTTGGCTGGTACCAG CGCATACTGTTCCTCCTGATGATACCTTATGCTTCATTCTTTGCCTTCGTCTACTTCGCCCAAATCTTTATGACTATTGTGCCTGAACACCATTGGTGCTACGTGGAAGAGTTGGGGGAACTTAGCTTGGAGGAGCG CCGCCACCTGTCAATTCCAATGACAACAGATAATAAATTCGAAAGATGTATCGTTTACGACGTGAATTGGACGACGGTGCTACAAAATGGCGTCCGAGATCCCGACACAAAATGGCCGACCAAGAAATGCGCGGGAAAATGGGAATTCAACTTCACTGATGTGCCCTATGAAACTATAGCAACAGAG TTGAACTGGGTGTGCGACAGGGACGACTACCCTGCGACGGCCCAGGCTGTATTCTTCTGTGGTGGCATTGTCGGTGGCTTCTTATTCGGCTGGATAGCTGATAAATACGGCAGGATACCAGCTTTAGTGG GATCCAACATGGCTGGTTTCCTGGCCGGAGTTGGCACCGCCTTCGCTGACAGTTTCTGGTCATTCTGCCTGTGCCGCTTCCTTGTCGGCCTGGCTTATGACAACTGCTTCATCATCATGTATATTGTtg TGATTGAGTATGTGGGTCCAAAATGGCGGACGTTCGTAGCTAACATGTCAATAGCGGTGTATTTCACGCTGGCTGCTTGCATTCTACCCTGGATAGCGCTGGGCGTGATGGACTGGCGAATCTACGCACTGGTAACCAGTGTACCACTTGCTTTGTCTATACTAACGCCCTGGGTGGTTCCTGAGAGCGCCAG ATGGCTAATAGCACAAGGAAGAATCGACGAAGCTCTGAAGATCTTGAAAAAATGCGAAAGAATCAACGGGAAGAAAATACCTAAGGAAATTATACAGAATTTTAGA GAAACTGCAATAGAAATAGCCAAAGCAGAAGAGGAAACCAAGAAATACTCCGCACTGGACCTGTTCAAGACGCCACGCCTGCGCCGCCATAGTCTTCTACTCATCGTAATTTGGATCACCATCGCTATGGTGTTTGACGGGCACGTCAGGAACGTCGGTTCCCTTGGGCTGGACATCTTCACGACCTTCTCAGTCGCTACAGCCACCGAGTTCCCAGCGGATGTCTTGCTGATCCTGATTCTTGATGT TGTGGGGCGCCGCTGGCTATCTTGCAGCTCAATGATCCTGAGTGGAGTATTCAGCTTGTTGGCTGCTGCCGTGCCTATTG GCGTACCGTCGGCGTGTCTGGGTATAGTGGGCAGGTTCGCAGTAAACATATCCTACAATATCGGCATGCagtacgcggcggagttgctgCCCACTGTACTGAGAGCCCAGGGCCTGGCCACCATTCATATAACAGGATACGTGGCGACTATACTCGTCCCTTATATAGTTTATTTG GCTACAATAAAAACCTACATCCCCCTCATAATCCTTGGAACGCTGGGTATATTCGGAGGGTGTCTCTGCCTCCTCCTCCCAGAGTCCACCGGCAAGGAGATGCCGCAGACCATTCAGGAAGCAGAGGACTACGGGAGGAACCAGAGGTTCTGGGAGTTACCAAGTCGCAA GAAAGACATTTGTACGAAGTAG